CGAAATTATGGATTTTATTTTAACTATCTTCACTTCAGCTTCGTAAGGTGTCCTGAATTATGTTTCACAGAATATGGTAAACTGACTTATCTGTCATAAAGAAAATGATACAATCAATAAAAGCGTTTTGCCAGTAGATCGAATTGATCGATATGTCCATACAACCATAATTTTTTACTACCTCTATCAATGAATAATTCAGGGAAAGGGAACAACAGTTCGGAGATTACtggataataaaaatgataataatacgaTAGCATGATGatagaatattataacaatatggTGATATTACAACGACGCAATAATGCAAAACACGATGGTACGATGATGCAGTAACAAGTTGGTATGGTAATATACTAATGTGACAATAATCTTAATACTAACACGTTTGTGCTCACGGTGTTATCTACTAATAGCGTATATATGCGTTCCATTGATAATCACCAAATAAATCGAACGTATAGATACTTGCTAATGACGCAAACGTATCAAGGTAGGAAAGAGGATTGGTGTACACCTCCTGACGAAGCGTAACGAAGCAAACGTGAAACGCAAAATAAAGTAAACCGAGTTACACGCGTAGTGCGTGGCCTCGTCATAGGCACAGAGTCGGGGCTGCCGGGGCCACGCACAGCCTCTGAATGCAAAAACAGTAGGCCGGAGACAAAGATGACATAGAAAATCGTCGAGACCTGCCACATGTCGAGGTCGCTGATGACTATCCCGGGGTCCACTTTCGAGTAGTAACAGCTAAAGTTCTGCCCTATGTTGGCGTACTGACGGTAGAAAATACTGCAATTCAGCATTGGAGGGTATCCACAGCCTTTTACGTTGGGGAACAGCTTGGccccggtgaaataccactcgGAGTCGTTGCCCATGAGACCTGCGAACTTCGCCTCGTTATCGTCCGGCCCGTGTCCGCGAACAGATTTCCATATGGGAGAAAGTGGACGTTGTTAGAGGTGTTTCTGGCTTgcgcgagaaagaaagagaaagagagagggagagagagagagagagagagagagaaagagagagtgagagagtgagacaGGGACAGAaagggaggaaggaaggaaagagcagagagacagagaagtTTCGAGCAGGTGATTTGAGTTTGGTAGTTTGAACACTTGATGAATTTTCCTATTTCGTTAGCGGAAACGTGTCACGCAGGCTTGGACGACTTCAGCCATAATGGCTGCTTGATCATTACTTGTCACTTTAGCTTCTGTGAAATTGTTACTCTGAATGTTTTATTCTTTGATGCTGGCGAAATAAAACGAGTGATATTCGTTTCATTGTTTAATGATTTGAGTTTGGATTTTGAGGTTATGTGTGccatatttttaatgttttataggAGTACTTCGCTTTTTGTATTTTTGGTTTCGAAAGTATTTGTGTAGGAAGAGTAGGTTGGTTGATGGATAAAAGTTATGTAGAATCTCTTGCCGGGAAGTTTGTGCTACAGGCTTCAGTATAAATATTGGGCTTTGTGTGTAAAAGTAGTAGTGAAATGTAAGGTAATAAAGGTTTGACGAAAGTTTTAATGGAAACCTGTTGGACACGTTGAATAAACCCTCCttagtatataatttttcattagacGTTTTAAAggatattaattgaatttcacgTAACTTTGCTGtgataaaagaaacaattatctGATAAGACAGTTAGAAAGGAAATATTTGGTATGAAAAGCTTAGAACTGCTACTCACTTCGAAAGGAAGTGAACACGTCTGAAGCCCTTGATGTCTTTCGATTACAAATACATGTGGTATACCGACTATATGTAGAGTTTGAACAGTTTACTTTTTATGGTACATATATGGGGAATTCCAAAAACTTGACTTCttcattagaattttaattaattgcacAGGTACTTGATACAACATCGCCAATATGGAAATCCAAAATAATCCTGAGTTAACTTGTTCATTATATTTACTTCATCAACAATCAAACTTTATAGCGAACAATTAATTAACATGCAACGTAGACCTTCAGGTTCTCAAACTAAAATGACCTAAGGACTCTAGTCACAGTAAAGAGGAATATAGGTCAACCGAAGTGTTCAGATCTCTCCAAGTGAAGCCTACTGCTAGTAGCTAGAATATTCATAACTACACTGCAGATTTTTATACGCTTATCGCCTCATAAATCAATAAGGCAAACattgtttacaaaatttcacttaaaaacACACTACTCTTTAACAAAGACAACACTATCCAGTCGCTTATgatgtaaaataattctatggGCTCCTATGAACAAAGTTATAGCCAAAACGAAGTATCCcaatcaataaaaattagtttaactaactagtaattattataaaataaaaatctccactaaaatctgcagtctaatcACGAGCTAGCCTAATCAGTTTCTCTAAATCTAAAGTATCTAAACCAAACAGCAGAATCGTTGAACAGTGGTGGCGAGAACTATTTCCTACGATAAATAGATTCGATCAGGTTTTCGTTACGTGGCGATAGACAGAGGAACCTCCGGACGTCGTCGTATACCTGTAGGGAAGGGTTTCGGCAGTCCAGTTTCGTCGTCCTCGGCGAAGTCGTCGTCGAGGTCCTCCACGTAATCATACTCCCTTAGGGAGCGCTCGTAACGCGGTTTCCCCATCGTCGTGCTGTCTTCGTCATCCTCGACACCTCCTACCGCTCCACCTCCCTCACCCTGTCCGTCGCTATCCTCTGACACGTTAGTCGGTAGCTTGTAGTTGACGCGTATTTGCGTGCAATCGTACAGCTCCTTGGTGCAACCCTCTCTACAGGACGTCCATGAGCAGTTGCTCGTACCTGGACTCAACGGATCGTTCATGGACGCGATGCTTGAAAAGAGATTCGTTAACGACGAGATTGAAGGGGAGACAAAGACGAAGACACCGTGTTCACTTCACTATCATGACAGAACAGAGGTCGGTGCACgtcgaaaaattgaatttcgtgtCATATTGATCGTCGTGGAGACTTTTGACGGTCTGGTTCGTTGGTATCTTAcgctgtggatttttatgcgaaTGTAAATTTTTTGGGTTATTCTATTAAGTTATTGCTttttttgttttgaatattttatgaatattttgtgtTAAGATTATCTTAAGGATatgttaagaaaataattaaatattgtgttatttatttctttatattctgtACGATTGTGTGTCAGAAATGCATAAAGCCCACAGTTCAGATATGCTTTTGGTACGTAGATACTTTGATAATACACGGCTG
The window above is part of the Nomia melanderi isolate GNS246 chromosome 2, iyNomMela1, whole genome shotgun sequence genome. Proteins encoded here:
- the LOC116429138 gene encoding protein tipE isoform X2 → MNDPLSPGTSNCSWTSCREGCTKELYDCTQIRVNYKLPTNVSEDSDGQGEGGGAVGGVEDDEDSTTMGKPRYERSLREYDYVEDLDDDFAEDDETGLPKPFPTGLMGNDSEWYFTGAKLFPNVKGCGYPPMLNCSIFYRQYANIGQNFSCYYSKVDPGIVISDLDMWQVYMNLVYAMAIPIPSFIISVIYLTIAYFKIYNEEEVVLVGGEEGEDGGEGEGRNATPVPLTSVALTPGSEAFRDDLTSFGYQLQIAMVDDISRDKLDGIPNSYSIQGNLSKTMTTSISTPPGPTAAV